In Arachis stenosperma cultivar V10309 chromosome 1, arast.V10309.gnm1.PFL2, whole genome shotgun sequence, one DNA window encodes the following:
- the LOC130974689 gene encoding uncharacterized protein LOC130974689 has translation MRLNPLKCAFAMEAGKFLGFMITQRGVEANPEKCQAILQMKSPGCVKDVQRLAGRLTSLSRFLGASATKALPFFNLMKKAMVFEWTPACEEAFRHFKEILAAPPVLGKPKDGEPLYLYLAITGEALTAVLVREDGKAQQPVYFISRALQGAELRYSKLEKLALALLTSSRRLKQYFQSYPVVVRTDQAIRQVLQKPDLAGRMMTWSIELSQYDIRYEPRQAIKAQAMADFLVEVTGDPSEEGGTRWKLHVDGASNQTFGGAGIILESPIGVVYEQSVRFEFPISNNQAEYEALIGGLAIAAEVGARRLEICSDSQVVTSQVNGSYQAKDPLLQKYLEKVKSLSQKFEEVTVHHVPRERNTRADLLSKLASTKPGKGNRSLIQGMAREPAITLHMTTLGPSWLDPITNFLEHGKLPSDEKDAAKLRREAAKYAVIQGQLFRKGLNQPLLKCLRPDQTDYVLREVHEGCCGHHIGGKALARKLIRAGYYWPSLMTDSKEFVKKCVKCQQNANFAKAPASELSLLTTSRPFSQWGVDLLGPFPVGPGQVKKFMWRQVITRFGIPEVIISDNGTQFTDKKFMEFLNGLGIRQRFSSVEHPQTNGQVESANKVILSGLKKRLDNKKGAWADELAAVLWSYRTTEQSSTKETPFRLTYGVDAVIPVEIGEPSPRLLLKGVEETIEKDLIDETREMAHLTETALKQRMALRYNTKVLKREFEPNDLVLRRNDIGLPTPGEGKLAANWEGPYRIKKVMGKGAFKLERLDGKEVPRTWNADNLRRFYS, from the exons ATGCGGTTGAATCCcctcaagtgcgccttcgccatggaagctGGCAAGTTCCTGGGATTCatgataactcagagaggggtagaagccaacccggagaaatgccagGCAATACTCCAGATGAAGAGCCCGGGTTGTGTCAAGGACGTCCAGAGGTTGGCAGGGCGGTTGACCTCATTATCCCGATTCCTCGGAGCTTCGGCAACAAAGGCCCTGCCATTTtttaacctcatgaagaaagCGATGGTGTTTGAGTGGACGCCCGCATGTGAAGAGGCCTTTCGgcacttcaaggaaatcctggCGGCGCCTCCCGTCCTCGGGAAGCCAAAGGACGGGGAACCACTATACCTATACCTCGCCATAACGGGTGAAGCCCTAACCGCAGTTCTGGTACGGGAGGACGGAAAAGCTCAACAGCCAGTCTATTTCATAAGCAGGGCCTTACAAGGGGCGGAATTAAGGTAtagcaagttggaaaagctagccCTAGCACTTCTAACCTCCTCACGAAGGTTAAAGCAGTACTTCCAGAGTTACCCAGTTGTCGTCAGAACGGACCAAGCGATCCGACAAGTACTCCAAAAACCCGATCTagcgggaagaatgatgacttggtctATCGAACTCTCCCAGTACGACATACGATACGAAccccggcaagccatcaaggcgcaGGCGATGGCGGATTTCCTCGTAGAAGTAACGGGGGATCCAAGCGAAGAAGGGggtacacggtggaagctccatgtggacggagcctccaaccagacctTCGGAGGTGCAGGGATCATCCTGGAAAGCCCGATTGGGGTTGTATACGAACAGTCGGTCAGATTCGAGTTTCCcatctcgaacaaccaagcagaatatgaagcccttATAGGAGGCCTAGCCATAGCAGCAGAAGTCGGCGCAAGAAGACTGGAAATATGCAGCGACTCCCAAGTCGTCACCTCCCAAGTAAACGgtagctaccaagccaaagaccccTTGCTacagaagtacttggaaaaggttaaaagcttgagccaaaagTTCGAAGAGGTCACGGTCCACCATGTACCTAGAGAAAGGAATACACGGGCAGACCTCCTATCAAAGTTGGCCAGCACAAAGCCAGGGAAAGGGAACCGGTCTCTCATCCAGGGCATGGCAAGAGAACCGGCAATCACGTTGCACATGACAACCCTAGGTCCTTCCtggctagaccccatcaccaACTTCCTAGAACACGGCAAACTCCCTAGTGATGAAAAGGATGCGGCAAAATTGAGAAGGGAAGCGGCCAAATACGCCGTCATCCAAGGACAGCTGTTCAGGAAAGGGCTCAACCAGCCCCTACTGAAGTGCCTACGCCCCGACCAGACGGACtacgtcctcagggaagtccaTGAGGGCTGCTGTGGGCACCACATCGGAGGTAAGGCCTTAGCAAGGAAACTAATTCGAGCCGGATATTACTGGCCGTCGTTGATGACGGATTCCAAAGAGTTTGTCAAAAAATGCGTAAAGTGCCAacagaacgccaactttgccaAGGCACCGGCCTCCGAGTTAAGCTTGCTAACGACCTCCCGACCATTCTCTCAATGGGGAGTCGACCTCTTAGGGCCCTTCCCAGTCGGCCctgggcaagtcaa gaaattcatgtggaggcaggtgataacGCGGTTCGGGATACCGGAAGTCATCATCTCAGACAACGGCACGCAGTTtactgacaaaaagttcatggAATTTCTCAACGGCCTGGGTATAAGGCAAAGGTTCTCTTCGGTAGAACACCCTCAGACAAACGGACAAGTGGAGTCCGCCAACAAGGTCATCCTTTCAGGGCTAAAAAAGAGGTTGGACAATAAAAAGGGCgcttgggccgacgaactcGCAGCGGTCCTCTGGTCCTACCGAACAACTGAACAATCCTCCACTAAGGAAACTCCTTTTCGACTAACGTACGGGGTAGATGCAGTAATACCCGTAGAAATCGGTGAGCCGAGCCCACGGTTGCTTTTGAAAGGAGTGGAGGAAACCATAGAAAAAGACCTGATAGATGAAACAAGGGAAATGGCCCACCTGACAGAAACGGCGCTAAAACAAAGAATGGCTCTGCGCTACAACACCAAGGTGCTCAAGAGGGAATTTGAGCCAAACGACCTCGTCCTGAGGCGAAATGATATCGGCCTACCGACCCCCGGAGAAGGCAAGCTAGCGGCGAACTGGGAAGGCCCCTACAGAATCAAAAAAGTGATGGGAAAAGGAGCATTCAAGTTAGAAAGGCTTGACGGCAAAGAAGTCCCGAGGACATGGAATGCGGACAACCTAagaagattctactcctag
- the LOC130974696 gene encoding uncharacterized protein LOC130974696 has product MRYDGTQDPLEHLTAFEARMNLEGVGDEVRCRAFPVTLAGPAIRWFNGLPQGSIYSFSDISRAFLAQFTTRIAKAKHPINLLGVTQRQGEPTRRYLDRFNDECLEIDGLTDSVASLCLTNGLLNENFRKHLTTKPVWTMHEIQTVAKEYINDEEVSRVVRGGTWIGSRRMLGNRRLNRLGGQSLPNERPPQRELPKTSHHETGLDDAEIQTVAKEYINDEEVSRSWLPISGSPVTAKPATRRRRESKGKEEEEASNRAPRPFPRDCFDLKDALEQAIREGKLAAFSHLIREPRRRYRDQDEEGKARSAKRRQEPEDRDHGLTVINVVTAKNAAPRSRSAQRKDVKVLTVSSPPAQSSKKPPSISFGPGDQWFNDAPENPPMVITARVGTGLVKRILVDTGADSNIMFRNVFDALGLKMPTWTHQHGLSGWATTSSNRTE; this is encoded by the exons atgaggtacgacggaACTCAAGACCCTCTAGAACACCTCACGGCCTTTGAGGCCAGGATGAATCTGGAGGGAGTGGGGGACGAAGTAAGATGCCGCGCCTTCCCGGTGACCCTAGCAGGGCCAGCGATCagatggtttaacggcctcccaCAAGGTTCCATATACAGCTTCTCAGACATCAGCCGTGCATTCCTGGCCCAGTTTACAACGCGGATCGCGAAGGCCAAGCACCCTATCAACCTTCTAGGGGTAACCCAGAGACAAGGGGAACCGACGAGGAGGTACTTGgatcggttcaacgacgaatgcttggaaatCGACGGCTTAACCGACTCGGTGGCCAGTCTTTGCCTAacgaacggcctcctcaacgagaaCTTCCGAAAACATCTCACCACGAAACCGGTTTGGACGATGCATGAGATCCAGACGGTAGCCAAGGAGTATATAAAcgacgaggaagtcagccgagtcGTGCGAGGAGGTACTTGGATCGGTTCAcgacgaatgcttggaaatCGACGGCTTAACCGACTCGGTGGCCAGTCTTTGCCTAacgaacggcctcctcaacgagaaCTTCCGAAAACATCTCACCACGAAACCGGTTTGGACGATGCTGAGATCCAGACGGTAGCCAAGGAGTATATAAAcgacgaggaagtcagccgaTCGTGGCTGCCAATAAGCGGCAGTCCGGTTACAGCCAAGCCGGCAACCAGGCGACGGAGAGAGAGCAAAGgaaaagaagaggaggaggcATCAAACAGGGCACCTCGACCGTTCCCCCGG GACTGTTTTGACCTGAAGGATGCACTAGAACAAGCgataagggaaggaaagctagccgcgtTCTCCCACCTCATCAGGGAGCCGAGAAGACGCTATCGCGATCAAGACGAGGAAGGCAAAGCCCGTTCGGCCAAACGGCGACAAGAACCCGAAGACAGAGACCACGGCCTCACTGTGATAAACGTGGTAACGGCCAAAAACGCCGCGCCAAGATCCCGGTCGGCACAGAGGAAAGACGTTAAGGTTTTGACGGTCTCATCCCCGCCGGCGCAAAGCTCTAAGAAGCCTCCCTCCATTTCTTTCGGCCCGGGAGACCAATGGTTCAACGACGCCCCGGAAAACccccccatggtcattacggccagagtgggaaccggcctcgtcaaacggATCCTCGTCGACACAGGAGCTGATTCAAATATCATGTTCCGCAATGTTTTCGACGCACTAGGGCTAAAGATGCCGACCTGGACTCACCAGCACGGGTTATCGGGTTgggcgaccacttcatcaaaccGGACGGAGTAA
- the LOC130944237 gene encoding isoleucine N-monooxygenase 1-like, translating into MAYTLTHSLSHVLASLASLIIMISTFTILKFLSPFFNKNKKSHKIPKLPPGPKPWPIVGLLPETLTNKPVFRWIHKVMEEMNTEIACFRIGNVHVIPVTCPKLACEFLRKHDADFATRPLSMATETATNGYLTTALTPFGEQWRKMKKIVANDLLSQQKHQWLQDKRDQESNNLVFQVYNKCINNNNNNNNNNNVNKDNCFGLVNVRSVARHYCSNVAKRLIFNIRHFGEGGIDGGPSFEDEEHLISGTFKLLKYINAFCVTDYMPCLKGLYDFDGHESEIKEAMRIMNKYHDPIIEERIKQWNDGLRNEQEDFLDVLINLKDSNNAPLLTPMEIKSQIIELMMAAIDNPSNAVEWALTEMINQPELLQKAIEELDRVIGRDRMVEESDIPKLNYIKACARETFRLHPIVPFNVPHVSIKNTIIGNYLIPKGSHILLSRQGLGRNPKVWKEPHKFKPERHITSDGDDVVLAEPNLRFMSFSTGRRGCPGVMLGTTMTVMLFARLLHGFHWSAPPNVSSINLAECNDNLLLAKPLVAMAKPRLALELYQLI; encoded by the exons ATGGCTTACACTCTTACCCACTCCTTATCCCATGTCTTAGCCTCTTTGGCATCCTTAATTATTATGATTTCTACCTTTACAATTCTCAAATTCCTAAGCCCTTtctttaataagaataaaaaatcacataaaataCCCAAATTACCCCCAGGTCCCAAACCATGGCCTATAGTAGGTCTTCTTCCTGAAACGCTAACAAACAAACCGGTTTTCCGGTGGATTCACAAAGTCATGGAAGAAATGAACACCGAAATTGCATGTTTCCGCATAGGAAATGTCCATGTTATCCCTGTAACATGTCCTAAACTTGCTTGTGAATTCCTAAGAAAACATGATGCTGATTTTGCTACAAGGCCATTAAGCATGGCGACTGAAACCGCCACAAATGGTTACTTGACAACAGCACTTACACCCTTTGGAGAGCAATGgaggaaaatgaagaaaataGTGGCCAATGATTTGTTGTCCCAACAAAAACATCAATGGCTTCAAGACAAAAGGGACCAAGAATCCAACAACCTTGTCTTTCAAGTCTACAATAAGTGcataaacaacaacaacaataacaataataacaataatgttAACAAGGACAATTGTTTTGGTCTTGTTAATGTTAGAAGTGTTGCAAGACACTATTGTTCCAATGTCGCAAAGAGGCTAATCTTCAACATAAGGCACTTTGGTGAGGGTGGCATTGATGGTGGGCCATCTTTTGAGGATGAGGAGCATCTTATTAGTGGCACTTTTAAATTGCTTAAGTACATTAATGCATTTTGTGTCACCGATTACATGCCATGCTTGAAGGGATTATATGATTTTGATGGGCATGAGAGTGAGATTAAGGAGGCTATGAGGATTATGAACAAGTATCATGATCCAATCATTGAAGAGAGAATCAAGCAATGGAATGATGGGTTGCGGAATGAACAAGAGGACTTTCTTGATGTTTTGATCAATTTGAAAGATTCCAATAATGCACCATTGTTGACACCCATGGAGATCAAGTCACAAATTATA GAATTGATGATGGCAGCCATTGATAATCCATCAAATGCAGTTGAATGGGCACTTACAGAAATGATAAACCAACCTGAATTGCTTCAAAAAGCAATTGAAGAATTGGACAGAGTTATTGGAAGAGACAGAATGGTAGAAGAATCAGATATCCCTAAACTAAACTATATAAAAGCTTGTGCAAGAGAAACTTTTCGCCTTCATCCAATTGTACCTTTCAATGTTCCTCATGTCTCAATAAAGAACACAATTATTGGCAATTACCTAATCCCAAAGGGTAGCCATATCCTACTAAGTAGACAAGGTCTTGGGAGAAACCCTAAGGTTTGGAAAGAACCACATAAGTTCAAACCTGAACGACACATCACGAGTGATGGTGATGATGTCGTTTTGGCTGAGCCCAATTTGAGGTTCATGTCGTTTAGTACCGGAAGACGTGGTTGCCCTGGAGTGATGCTTGGAACCACAATGACTGTGATGTTATTTGCAAGATTGCTTCATGGCTTCCATTGGAGTGCACCTCCCAATGTGTCAAGCATCAACCTTGCTGAGTGTAATGATAATTTGCTTCTTGCTAAGCCACTTGTTGCCATGGCTAAACCCAGATTAGCTCTTGAGTTGTACCAATTGATTTAG